The following nucleotide sequence is from Sander vitreus isolate 19-12246 chromosome 3, sanVit1, whole genome shotgun sequence.
AGCAGGCTTTATATATCTGCGATTACAACAGTCGAAAATAGGTAAATGCAAACACGATTAGCGGAGCCTGAAGTATACCGGTAGTTAACCTTACCCtccattaaacaaacaaaactgtgtCAGAAGAGAGCTCAAACGTCACCCTCACTATTCAGTCGAGACAGCAGCAGATGTTATATAATGTTAAGATAAATATTATATAGCTTAACAAACTCCAACAAGTTGCAAACCCGCGGCCCGAAGCTGGCTTAACATGAAGAAGACTAACATGAAGCTGACAGAGAGCAACGCCCCTCTCCGTTATCCATGCCCGGTTTGTGATGGATGAAGCCTGCCAACTTTGCGCCAAACTCGtctctttttaccttttttatttttcttattgattttcaaattttttatttgcatatttttatttgtcatgtttttattgtatcttctctctgctgttttgAGTCTTTTGCCTTCTTGTTTGTATTTACCCAAATGCTGTTTTTCTATTGTTTGGCCCCACTgtttaagctagctagctagctgtctgatgGTGacctctgggtatcctgcttttgccttgctttgtttgtttttaaatgtgctatttaAAAGTTATTAGGCTAGCGCTCTAAAAAAATTGATACTTGCTCATTGAGTAATTAGCTATGTGGCTAGCAAATGCAGGAAGCTGTAAGTTAATGCAGAGCCGCAGTGAAATATGGGATTCAGCTAACACATTACCTTTACCTTTCACTTGACAGCTTTGTATCCGTTTGCAAGCTAACGTGGCCTATAATACTTAAATCACTGTCCACCAAACAACAGTGCTACTGCTGGTTTGCTTGTGTAAGTGTCGACACACAGAAGGCCTCCCCGGGCCTAACGTTAATGCTCACAAACCCTAGCTGCGTTAGCTTTATTTAAAATAGCTCAGACTGTAACGTTATGAAGTACTAGCTAACTGCATTTATTATAGCCAGTTTTGTAAcgccagttagctagctagccctCTTAGCATAACGTTAGCCAGGCCTGGCAGTCGCTCCTCGCTGTTAACGTTACTACCAAGCTCATGCCTGACTGGCTATGATTAGCTGAAACGTGTTTGCTAGCTGATGGCTATCCAacaaactagctagctaactaacataGACATATGTAGCTAACTTTAAGGCAACTGTTGTTAGCTAAAGTAGccttaacgttaatgttagctaacgttacaccaCAATGCTTGCAAATAGTATTTCATACCATAACGTTATACAAAACATAGTAACGTTAAAGGTACCTTGTAAACGGCGTTTTCTCTAGTTCCCCGATTTGTCAAGACAGCAAAGGGCAACTTAGGTGCTCCTTGGAACAAAACCTGCTTTATTTTCCTTGATCGCCGCCTCCCCTGTTTGTACTGTAGTTAATTGTGCAGCCCCTGTTTCCTAGTTCCTTCTCTGAGCTCGACAGCGGAGCGGTTGTCACTGCAGCAGTGTCTACCGCCTCCTCTGGCCGTCTCATGTCACGACAACTTGGAGGTTGCACTTCGCGAGAATGGCAGGTGACCGTACGAGGGCGCGCTCACCCCATCGACAGATCATCGGACAACATCTACATCTTCTGTTAGTGATGTTACGTAGTGTAACCTATCTATGGGCCTTTCCCAATTCCCTAATTTGTATATCCTAGACTCCTCCTATCAGTTTGTGAGTTTTAATGGTCCGGACAACTTAAATTAGCTTAAATCTTGttcacacatttaaaacttaGTTCAGTGCCTATATGCTAGGGCAGTTGTTTAGaaacattgttagcttctagtcCTATAGGCTAGGCTACTTCAGCATGCAGTGTTTTTGAATGTAAAATCCCCGCAGCGTGTCAGTAAATATATCAACATGAAAACTCTTAGACACATGAAGCCATACATGCAGGAACATTGATTGCtattaaacacaaacaatcgGGGTTGGGGTAGGCTATTCTAATAGGCCTAATTGATGCGTTTCTGACATTTGTGATCTAATTAATTGATTTCGCTGCATCTTTGCATTAGGCCTTTTGGATAGGTTGCTACAATCACACCTGGCTAAGGCAATGGTCAGTGGCCTGCTAAAACCTCCTCCTCTTCGGCCGGACTGTCCACCCTCTCTGGAGGTTATTATTACGCTCTTCATGCTGATTAGGTTTGAATGAACAGTGGCCTTTGTTCAGCCCCAGTTCCCACGACCCGGCATTCGCCTGGCAGTCGCGTGCCTCTAAAACAGTGGCCCGCGCTTTAAGGGACCTGAGGTGGTGGTGAATGGGGTGGGGGAGTCAATCTGACATCTGCTTGCTAACAGTTATAAGAGCAGATGtctgacatttgaaaacactgagAGTGATCAAAGCCTACACAATACactgcaaaatgtttttaaaggcCTAGACTGAAGTGTTGTcctataggctatatatatatatatatatatatatatatatatatatatatatatatatatatatatatatatatatatagcctacattATATTAGGAgaagagaggtgtgtgtgtgtgtgtgtgtgtgtgtgtgtgtgtgtgacaaaccaTCTACTTAATTAAGCATAGCACTATATTTTATAAGAATACAGACTACTGTTCTGCTTTCAGAGGCTGAGCAAATGCATGGGTCTGAAATGAACTTTTAGGCTATGTAGGCTAACTGGCATCTAACTAGTTTGGTCGAGTAACAATGAGTCTAACGTATGAAGTAGCCTAACTTAACATTCCTTAAGTGTGAACTAAtcacataataataatcatagtGACTTTATTGCATGGAATCATCATGGGTCATGCATTAGGTAGGTTAAGCTACACTTAGGCCTATCACTGTTACCAGAATTGTGCTTTTATAAGTGAAGTAGGCTATCTTCCATACAAATACAGGAAAATCTGTATAGGGCAGATATATTCTCAAGTGATTTGTCAGCCCATTGTGTCTCCTGTGAACTTTGAGGGAATGGGTTTGTCCTTTTTGCAGGTAGTGTAATGTTGCTTCTGAAAGAATAGGTGCTCGGAGCACGGTAACTGCACACTCTTGAGAAGAGTAAATTGCAGTTTGTGTTGGATGAAGAGCGgatgggggagggagggagggaggggtgagaGTAACGCATGGTTTCAGGCTGGACATCTGTCGCTtgtgagtattttttttttctaggcCGGGTCTCTCTGTTATTGAATGGAGCCAGTGACCTGTCATTCTTGACTGATGGGACCCCGTGTGTGGGAAAATCGCGCAGCCAAAGAGTTGGAGCATTCACATGCTAATTGCGTCCGATAAAAAGAGGGCCTTGCCGCGCCGAGGGCCCTAGAGACGAGCTGAGATTCAGTAGAGAAGGCACAACCGCACAGACACCCGAGAAACAAATATGACTGCTTCATCCATGGCGCGCAACGCGGAGAAACATCCCAGTGCCAAGGAGGAGAGAAAGGTATTTTACACTTGGATATACTGTAGATCGATTTCACTTTTAGAATAGGCTATAACTTTTTACCTTTACAGCTGAGGAAGCCGCTCATTGAGAGGAAGCGACGAGAGAGGATAAACAATTGTTTGGATCAGCTGAAAGAAACTGTGATCGGGGCGTTCAGAATTGATGTGAGTATTTCCTCACGTCTATATTATCTACAAGTAGCCTAAACAATGGAGGCTGGATCAAGTTAACTTCAAGGTTGCTCATCTCTCAGCAGCAATCCAAACTGGAAAAAGCCGATATTCTTGAGATGACAGTAAAGCATCTGGAAAACATCCAGAGCCGTAAACTCAACGGTAAGGAACCTGGCTCTTGTCTTTATGAGTGTGGGGTGTTATGCAAGATTACTGtggactatttttttttattgatctcCATAATACTATTTTATACTATAGTTATTTCTTGGGTCAGAAATGGGGCAATACAAAGAGAAATATAGGCCATTAAATAGTTTGAGATCCCTATgacagagagcagcatcagCACATTACTGTATATCTTAGTAGCAAATTGTATTCAGCTCAAAAGTGATAGTTAGAGGACTGTTTGTAATCTggttgtattgtttttaatagttaAGTGAAATTGTGTTGTGAAAGAGAAAGTATTACTGAGCAGCATCTTCATGATGGGAAAGAAGCAACAGTTAAAGTGGTTACTAGATGCATGTTGTGCTGCCTGTCACCACAAGGGGCTGCTGTGACTTCACACCTCCTCCCCTTTCCTCCTGCAGACCCCACAGTAGGCCTGGAGGCCCAGCAGAAATACAGCACAGGGTACATCCAGTGCATGCACGAAGTCCACAACATGCTCCTCACCTGCGACTGGATGGACAAAACTCTGGGCTCCCGCCTGCTCAACCACCTCCTCAAGTCCCTGCCCAGGTCCACCGATGAGGGCCCCCTCCAGCCCTCACCCAGACATGATGTCCCTCTTCCGTCCCTCCCCAACACACCCCTCAGAGGAGAACCCCTTGCTGTGAGGCGGCTCCAGAGTGAGGGGTCCACCTGCCATGAGGCAGGCTACCAAGAGAGGCCTGCACTCCACAGCTCCCACCTTGGGATGCTGGAGATGTGGAGGCCCTGGTGAACTGGTGGATTGCTTTCTTGGTTCTCCATTTTGTTAGGCCATCCTCTTATGTTATGTATCTTATAGATATGCTGCTCAGAAGACAAACGTGGGGCAGTTTTGTTCCAGTGATTATAATGTGTGCTGTAATGATTCTATACAGATCTTTTCAAAGTACTTCCCTTCAGAAGTTGATTTCTTGTAGCCTGCATTATAGAAGGCTCTTATTAATTTTtcctgtatttattgtattaacatctttatttattttatattataaggTATGACTTTGCTTCTTAGACCAGTTGCTTGGCATTGCATAGATTTCTATGTATTCCTCCTTTGATGTATAATTAACCCAAAcattaatcataataataaaactgAGTGTACACTCTTGAGAATGTATTCATCTTGTTCATGTACAGTTGCTCTTGTCAATAATGTTTTGGTATTTCTGCTATAATGGCTATTCAGTGCAGAAAGACAGGGCATGAGCCACATAACAACTTCATCCATGAGACCCAAACTGTTTAATTTTCAGATAATTTACTAATATAATCATACAAATatggacatacagtataatcaatgaggccacattttaaatcaaatgaaaatgaaatgggtCATTCACAGTGACACAGCAAATTATGACCCAATTACGCAGCTCAATGCATCTCTTAAGactcttttagctcattgttttgatgGTTGCAACTACAAATACTACTGAACAGTTCAGTCTCACCacatttacagcagcagcagacaggtGTTTTCAGTAAATAAACTCAGGTAAGCACATGACCTGCCCAGCAACAAATGTCAAGCAGCAAAGTTAGTGAGTCTAAATAAGGGATCTTCACtgggggtccggggcccctagggggggtcctcagagtgcagtgcaggggggcctccaaattattgttaaagttttttcaaaaattaaaaagtcttaacatgaattcaACATATTAGCAAACATAAATCCCCACCGCTAACTGGCCCATAGGTAgtgtagtcactaaggccatcagCATacacagttcatcctaaggattcactgtgctacattaaaacatgatttataaaatcatgccaacaattattaggctattttattatatgcaaaaaaaaggtatttataaaggctttaggctgccctaccccttattgtaggcccagtttaatatgcaacttaatttgatacaatatatgtagtagggggtccctgctctgtctctctttcaattaaggggtccttggcatAAAAAACCTTGAAGACCTCTGGTCTAAAATATTTAGATTAATATATGGTCAGATATTTTAGCTGTTTGTTGGAGACCAAGCAGAGCTAAAAGGAAAGTGAATGTAGGCCTTTTCCCATTTTGACTTAGCAGGATAAACCAGGTGTTTGAAGAACATTAAGGATAGCTCTGTTCTATTTAAGTGTCTCAGTAAGTCacgacagtgagccagcatgcacaataccattATTAGGACCTGAGCGTCGACAGCGgcaaaggccctattgaaactgaaggaattattattcttccggcaaatgaatcgcctttttgaggggcttaacatactcaaaaactcactaaaattggcggtcgcatcaagcaAATtaacgtattttaagggtttcgggaataggtgGGAATAggcgccccctacaaaacttaaaaaatgtagcccctgcagtacaTTTGACATAGACTAACAAaacgtggtacacatatgtagcatgtcaagacgtacaaaaaagctctttggagccataccctaaacccaacaggaagccattttgaattgaaagtctgaaattagtgcgattttggccatttccaagtcgtactttaacgaactcctcctagagatttcatccgattaACTTCTAATTTGGTGTGTGCCATcataagacgttaaagatgaaaagttattaaaagaaaaacttttcgccatagggcatggccttggCGGGTCAGTCAATTTGTACATTttgccatcgaaacaggaagtgggtgtaacttgagtgtacattgtccagttggctcgaaacttttcaggattcataagagtccaagaGGACATCTAGAGACAgatatttactcaaagtcatagcgccccctagtggcaacaggaagtagacctaaaagtcaaggtgctatactttaacgaactcctcctacagAATTCATCCAATGGACTTTAAATTTAGTGTGTGCCATCAAAAGACTTTaatgatgaaaagttattaaaagctaAACTTTTTATCCAAGGCTGTGGGCGTggtgtggcggccattttgagcatttaccgatgaatgaaagaaattgttgtaactttagtgtacgttgtcatatctgcccaaaatttctcacgattgacaagggtccaggcctgaggttATCTATCGGTCAAAATGTACTTTTGGTCGTaacgccccccgctggcaacaggaaatcagccttatatgacaaacatcatccgatttacatgaaacttataatgtgtggtctacatgtgatactgagccgccccctataattTAACCACGCCcgcttactcaggccacgccccttgtataccatttgaaccgtttaaggtagagtcttgtgtgaggtgtcattgaactcagcagagagttccttcttcattggtgacgGTTTGGCCCTCCccatatgcttaagccacgcacctttcataacatttgaaccgtttaaggtagagtcttgtgtgaggtgtcattgaactcagcagagagttccttcttcattggtgatggtttggcccgcccccctatgcttaagccacgcccctttcataactggtgacccgtttaaggtaaagtcttatgtgaggtatcaatgaactcagcagagacttccttattcattggCGATGGTTTGACACGCCCCCTATGCATAAGCCatgcccctttcataactggtgacccgtttaaggcagagtcttgtgtgaggtatcattgaactcagcagagacttccctTTTCGTTGGTGACGATTAGGGTTGAAACGGTTCATCGATTGTTATTcgaaaattctttgcctcgaagcttcgttaaataaatgtaattaaggttgtatggctcactgtgtttccgcacggaggataattactagcgcacacaacaggttgacgcttctgtggacacaagacgtttatatactgtctatgcacgagactgacggcccagattacaaatgaacgaagacgaaaatagcgagggtctaagagaagaggcAGGCAaacccgacacaaggtagctaactaacgtctgctgctctcgtccaccgcgttgttttacacaactagcctacagcatgctactctgcaaatagcgatgttttacaaacaagctaaaacgaaagctgtcggtttgtagtctaactgtttattagtttgctactaatcttttggaaacttagctgctgccagatacaaaccggctcctcccccagcatggccacttaatatgcacgtgaatgatgtctgtattctttattctttctccttaCTGTGTATTAgccttctgaaaatgtgtcccccagaacagtgtagttgaatggacctgctgtaagctttgtaccatcacatttaccctctggttagtgaacagctctttgcatatccagtgcaaagagccagaggcaagaaggggaagggggtgaaaaatattaacatttgggccaccaaaaatgtacttggaatttggcaataaaaactgttgctttttcaaaaaaaaatcctttttttagtacacagcaataataaatatttactattgctgtttactaagtatttcttagccaattactcgattaatcgatggaataatcggtagaatactcaattactaaaataatcgatagctgcagccctagtgacgatttgcagtgtttGAGTGCTGCACAAATGcatggtcgcaaggagcggcgtccgccagtaaccctgaCGTGCAAGGAGGTGCTAGGGCCTGttcaacgctgcttgcagctttaattcattttattattttcacctGTCTTCCATGAAAAAGATGTTGCAGTTTAATTTGGTTAACACGTTAGCTAGAATAACTTTATATGTTGATAATATGTCAGGCTCTAATGAGTTTAACTGCCCACTGGTTACCAAATTGCAGCTTTATTAAAGGGTTAGTGCACGTAAATCATAAACTAACATGTTGTCTGACTTACTTCTAGTGGTATCTCTAGTTTAGGTTTTATGTGCTGAGGTTTTTAGAGGTACAGCCAATACAATGGAAGCGAATAGAATGTATAGTGGTGCATCACGGAGACTGGTATCTCAAAAGGTAGATCACTTAACTCAAAATGAAATGGGTCATTCACAGTGACACATTAAATTATGACCCAATTACGCAGCTCAATGCATCTCTTAAGactcttttagctcattgttttgatgGCTGCAACTACAAATACTACTGAACAGTTCAGTCTCACCAcgtttacagcagcagcagacaggtGTTTTCAGTAAATAAACTCAGGTAAGCACATGACCTGCCCAGCAACAAATGTCAGGCAGCAAAGTTAGTGAGTCTAAATAAGGGATCTTCACtgggggtccggggcccctagggggggtcctcagagtgcAGTGCAgaggggcctccaaattattgttaatttttgaaagttttttcaaaacttaaaacgtcttaacatgaattcaacatattagcaaacataaatccccactgctaaCTGGCCCATAGGTGCTGTTTAATTTGGTTAACACGTTAGCTAGAACAACTTTATATGTTGATAATATGTCAGGGTTTAATGAGTTTAACTGCCCACTGGTTACCAAATTGCAGCTTTGTTAAAGGGTTAGTGCACGTAAATCATAAACTAACATGTTGTCTGACTTACTTCTAGTGGTATCTCTAGTTTAGGTTTTATGTGCTGAAGTTTTTAGAGGTACAGCCAATACAATGGAAGTGACTAGAATGTATAGTGGTGCATCATAGAGACTGGTATCTCAAAACGTGGATCACTAAACTCAAACTATCTGCCAACAACGAGGTAAGTCAGacattttttgattttgattttggggAATTGACCCTAATTCACATGGCTTGCCAACAACATTTGCTCGAAGGTATTTATTATGAATAAATTAATTATAAATCATAATTAGTCATATGTGTTTTGTGATTAAAAGGACAAGATGCCCATTTCAAGGTTGACCTAAATTAATAAGAAATAACGGCTGTCTGTGTGCAAATAGTTTTTATGGTCGAGACACTGACCCTCTGCTTTACCAGTTTAATTTGGCCTCTGGTAGGCTAAttaaaaataacttggatgctCGGATAAGGAACCCAGTGAGGTATGGTATGGGAGCACTTTAAAGCATCACAGCCGTCTCCGTGGCGCACAAACGTCAGGATGGTCAACGAGAATATTACGCTACATTTAAGTTTTAATAAAGATGTAATTCATcattgggtttaaaaaaaaaataaatagaaacgtGCATATGGCCCATTCTCTCCCTATTATTGCCATTATGATTGACCGCCACATGGAGCCAGGCAGCAGGtctgaagagaagagagagggacgCTTGGTCCCTTAGCGGAGCTCACCAACAAAAACGAGCCGAGACAGCTGCTCTCTCCACAGTCCAGACCATTAAAGATCTGAAACATGGATATGAGGGTGGCGAGGTGCCAAAAACCCTCCACTTGAGAGGTCTGAAACTCTTCCTTAATTTGGGGCACTAGAGTTTAGTGGTTTATTGCGAATATGCTGCGCAATTGTGCGAATACCGTGCGTAAAAGAGCAACGGAAAACAGCATTGTATTTACCTGGAAGGTGGCACACAGATGACTTTTCGAGCAGACAGACTTATGAGGGTAATTTGTATGACAATACCGTGTACAaaacatgtaggcctataaTAACGAGGGCAGAGGCTTGAACGCTCTTATTAGACATAAACTGATAACATCCAAACAAAATCCAATACTGATACCAGAAGAACCAGCATTATTCTAATAATTCTCAACAGTCCAAAATGTTGTTTAAAGGATGACAGCTTCATAATTTGCATGCttatacacacagcacactacAATTAATAAAGCACAAATGGTAAATTATCAGCTAATTCAACCAGACATTATAAACCCTCATACAGCAGAGCAATGCAACTTGAGAATGCAGTTGCGCACAAATCAGAAGTCACCAAACACACGGAGAACAAACGAGGCGCAGGCCAACACCTGTCGCTTTCTTTGGAGAATGGCCCTTAATTCCCCCGGCTGATTCAGTTTGCGCCGAGGGGCCGCCAGCAGCAGCTGCCAACCGAAGGCATCGCGTTACATCCGCCAAAC
It contains:
- the her8.2 gene encoding hairy-related 8.2 — protein: MTASSMARNAEKHPSAKEERKLRKPLIERKRRERINNCLDQLKETVIGAFRIDQSKLEKADILEMTVKHLENIQSRKLNDPTVGLEAQQKYSTGYIQCMHEVHNMLLTCDWMDKTLGSRLLNHLLKSLPRSTDEGPLQPSPRHDVPLPSLPNTPLRGEPLAVRRLQSEGSTCHEAGYQERPALHSSHLGMLEMWRPW